One genomic segment of Suricata suricatta isolate VVHF042 chromosome 16, meerkat_22Aug2017_6uvM2_HiC, whole genome shotgun sequence includes these proteins:
- the B3GNT8 gene encoding UDP-GlcNAc:betaGal beta-1,3-N-acetylglucosaminyltransferase 8, which translates to MRCPKCLLCLSALLTLLGLKVYIEWTSESWLSKAYRGPQGTPPGPTPATPDPTLPANLSARLGQTGPLLSAYWNQQQWRLGSLPSGDSTEAGGCRAWGAAAAAEIPDFASYPKNLRRFLLSAACRSFPPWLPRSGGSQVAGCSGTDVPYLLLAVKSEPGRFAERQAVRETWGSPAAGVRLLFLLGSPEGERGPDLSSLVAWESRRYSDLLLWDFLDVPFNRTLKDLLLLAWLHRHCPGVSFVLQAQDDTFVHTRALLDHLRALPPRWAQSLYLGEVFTQAKPLRKPRGPFYVPPSFFQGDYPAYASGGGYVIAGRLAPWLLRAAARVAPFPFDDVYIGLCFRALGLAPRDHKGFLTAWPADRATDPCALRDLLLVRPLSPQGSVRLWKQLQEPRLQC; encoded by the coding sequence ATGCGCTGCCCCAAGTGCCTTCTCTGCCTGTCAGCACTGCTCACGCTCCTGGGCCTCAAGGTGTACATCGAGTGGACATCTGAGTCTTGGCTAAGCAAGGCCTACCGGGGACCCCAGGGCACCCCACCAGGCCCCACACCAGCCACCCCCGACCCCACCCTGCCAGCTAACCTCTCTGCCCGTCTGGGCCAGACTGGCCCGCTGCTCTCTGCCTACTGGAATCAGCAGCAGTGGCGACTGGGGTCCCTGCCCAGTGGGGACAGTACTGAGGCTGGGGGCTGCCGGGCCTGGGGGGCCGCCGCTGCTGCTGAGATCCCGGACTTCGCCTCCTACCCTAAGAACCTCCGTCGCTTCTTGCTGTCGGCGGCCTGCCGGAGCTTCCCACCATGGCTGCCCAGAAGTGGTGGCAGCCAAGTGGCCGGATGCTCAGGTACCGACGTCCCCTACCTTCTGTTGGCCGTCAAGTCGGAACCGGGCCGCTTTGCAGAGCGACAGGCCGTGAGGGAAACGTGGGGCAGTCCAGCTGCTGGAGTCCGGCTGCTCTTCCTGCTGGGCTCACCAGAAGGTGAGAGGGGGCCTGACCTAAGCTCCCTGGTGGCCTGGGAGAGCCGCCGCTACAGTGACCTGCTCCTCTGGGACTTCCTCGACGTCCCCTTCAATCGAACGCTTAAAGACTTGCTGCTGCTGGCCTGGCTGCACCGCCACTGCCCAGGCGTGAGCTTCGTCCTGCAGGCTCAGGATGACACCTTCGTGCACACTCGGGCCCTTCTGGACCACCTGCGGGCCCTGCCCCCAAGATGGGCCCAAAGCCTCTACCTGGGGGAGGTCTTTACCCAGGCCAAACCCCTGCGGAAGCCCAGAGGACCCTTCTACGTGCCTCCGTCCTTCTTTCAAGGGGACTACCCGGCCTACGCCAGTGGCGGTGGTTATGTCATCGCTGGGCGCCTGGCACCCTGGCTGCTACGGGCAGCGGCCCGTGTGGCCCCCTTCCCCTTCGATGACGTCTACATTGGCCTGTGCTTCCGGGCCCTGGGCCTGGCACCAAGGGACCACAAAGGCTTCCTCACGGCCTGGCCAGCAGACCGCGCCACTGACCCCTGCGCTCTCCGGGACCTGCTGCTCGTGCGGCCCCTCAGCCCCCAGGGCAGCGTTCGGCTCTGGAAACAGCTGCAGGAGCCTCGGCTGCAGTGCTGA